In Cyprinus carpio isolate SPL01 unplaced genomic scaffold, ASM1834038v1 S000006662, whole genome shotgun sequence, a single window of DNA contains:
- the LOC122144417 gene encoding deleted in malignant brain tumors 1 protein-like: MVTTNCSGRVEIFYDGMWGTVCDDGWDINDATVVCRQLRCGKADSAHESAHFGQGSGQIWLDDVGCTGHETSLTQCSHSSVGTHNCGHSEDAGVVCIQDTRLVNGVDSCCGRVEIYHNGQWGTVCDDNWDMTNAAVVCRQLECGSAISALHNAAFGQGSGSVWLDDVKCLGSEGSLTQCSHSELGTHDCNHGEDAGVVCSGELQIPTLSLTSTYLFVSRGENIQFRCTTPNPRCSVNAEFQLFINGPSISSQKHVSSVTFNIVNVDVSHQGNYSCHYSYQNNTIKSPWSNSVNITVVDLQQPSISHSAPDGWV, encoded by the exons ATGGTGACAACAAACTGTTCAGGAAGAGTTGAGATCTTTTATGATGGCATGTGGGGGACAGTGTGCGATGATGGCTGGGACATTAATGATGCTACAGTGGTGTGCAGACAGTTGAGATGTGGAAAAGCTGATAGTGCACATGAAAGTGCTCATtttggccagggaagtggtcagaTCTGGTTGGATGACGTGGGATGTACAGGACATGAAACATCCCTCACACAGTGCTCACACTCTTCTGTTGGAACACATAACTGCGGTCATTCTGAAGATGCAGGTGTTGTCTGTATACAAg ACACAAGGTTGGTCAATGGGGTGGATTCATGCTGTGGGAGAGTGGAGATCTATCATAATGGCCAGTGGGGAACCGTGTGCGATGATAACTGGGACATGACAAATGCTGCTGTGGTGTGCAGACAGTTAGAGTGTGGATCAGCCATCAGTGCACTTCATAATGCCGCCTTTGGTCAAGGCAGTGGATCAGTCTGGCTTGATGATGTCAAATGCTTGGGAAGTGAGGGAAGCCTCACACAGTGTTCACACAGTGAACTAGGAACACATGACTGTAATCATGGTGAAGATGCTGGTGTTGTTTGTTCAG GTGAACTGCAGATACCCACACTTTCCCTGACCtccacatatttatttgtttctcgAGGAGAAAATATCCAGTTCAGATGCACAACACCTAATCCAAGGTGCAGTGTTAATGCTGAATTCCAGCTCTTCATAAACGGGCCATCTATATCCTCCCAGAAACATGTCTCTAGTGTGACTTTCAACATTGTTAATGTGGACGTCTCACATCAGGGCAACTACAGCTGTCATTACTCATACCAAAACAACACTATCAAGTCACCTTGGAGCAACAGTGTTAACATCACTGTGG TGGATTTGCAGCAGCCCAGCATTTCCCACAGTGCTCCTGATGGGTGGGTTTGA